The genomic segment GAACGCCCTGTTCCAGGGCGCCCTCGATGCCGGCGTTCACCGACGGAATGAACTCACGGGGGACCCTGCCGCCCTTGATCTCGTCGATGAACTCGTAACCGCCACCGGGCCCGGTCGGCTCCAGGTCGATCTTCACCACCGCATACTGTCCCCGCCCGCCGGTTTGCTTGATGTAGCGCAACTCGACGCCGGTCACAGGACCCTTGATCGTCTCGCGGTAGGCCACCTGGGGACGGCCCACGTTGGCGTCCACTCCGAACTCCCGCACCAGCCGGTCCACCAGGATGTCCAGGTGGAGCTCGCCCATCCCCGAGATGATCCGCTGTCCGGTCTCCTGATCGGTCCGCACGAGGAAGGTGGGATCCTCCTCAGCAAGACGATCCAGGGAGTCGGTCAGCTTCTCCTGATCGACCTTCGACCGCGGCTCGATGGCCACGGAGATCACCGGCGCCGGGAACGACATCGCCTCCAGCAGGAGCGGGTGCCCGGCCGCAGTGAGGGTGTCACCCGTGGCGGTGTGCTTCAGGCCCACCGCCGCCACGATGTCCCCGGTGAAGACGTCCTCGCGATCCTCACGATGGTTGGCATGCATCCGCAGCAGCCGGCCAAGGCGCTCCTTGCGTCCCTTGGTGCTGTTGAGGACCGCGCCTCCCTTGGTGGCGTGCCCCGAGTACACCCGGAAGTAGGTGAGCTTGCCGACGTGAGGGTCGCTGACGATCTTGAAGGCCAGGGCCGCGAAGGGTTCGGCATCCTCCGGGGCGCGCGAGTCGCGCATCTCCGAACCGGGGAGAAAGCCCTGGACAGCAGGCATATCGGTCGGGCTCGGAAGGTAGTCCACCACCGCGTCCAGTAGGAGCTGGACGCCCTTGTTGCGGAAGGCCGACCCGCAGAACACGGGCGTGAAGAGGTGTTGAAGGGTCCCGGTGCGGACTGCGGTGGTTATCTCACCGGGCGAGATCACCACATCCTCGAGGTACTTCTCCAGCAGCTTCTCGTCTATATCGGCCACCTGCTCGAGCATCCGGCCGCGGTACTCCTCGGCCGAAGCCTCGTACTCGGCCGGGATCGGCCCGGTGGTCCAGGTGCGACCGTCGTCGCCGGACCACATGTGGGCTTCCATCTCGACCAGGTCGACCACGCCGGTGAAGTCGCCCTCCTCGCCGATCGGGATCTGCATGACGAGCGGGTCGGCCCCCAGCCGCTCTTCGATCGATTCCACCGCTACAAAGAAATCGGCCCCGATCCGGTCCATCTTGTTGATGAAACAGATCCGGGGCACGTGGTACCGGTCCGCCTGGCGCCATACCGTCTCGGTCTGCGGCTCCACGCCGGCCACCCCGTCGAATACGGCTACCGCACCGTCCAGCACCCGCAGGGATCGCTCAACCTCGACCGTGAAGTCCACGTGGCCCGGCGTGTCGATGATGTTGATCCAGTGCTCATGCCACTCGCAGGTGGTAGCAGCGGACGTGATCGTGATGCCGCGCTCCTGCTCCTGCTCCATCCAGTCCATGACCGCGGCACCTTCGTGGACTTCACCCAGCTTGTAGGTGCGACCGGTGTAGTACAGGATGCGCTCGGTGAGGGTGGTCTTGCCCGCGTCGATATGCGCCATGATCCCGATGTTCCGCGTACGGCTCAGCGGGTACTGGCGAAGATGTATCAACGCGTCCGGACTGCTCACGACTTCTTCTCTCGCAACCGATCGTTCTCTGTCCCTTACTCCGCCTCTCGCCCCTACCAGCGGTAGTGGGCGAAGGCCTTGTTGGATTCCGCCATCTTGTGGAGGTCTTCCTTGCGCTTGATCGCCGAGCCGGTGTGCTTGGAGGCGTCGAGGATCTCGTTGGCGAGCCTCTGGGCCATGGTGTGCTCTCTCCGCCGCCTGGCAAACCCGACCAACCAGCGCACCGCCAGCGTGGAGGCCCGGCGGGGCCGGACGTCGACCGGCACCTGGTAGGAACTCCCGCCCACCCGTCGGGATCGGACCTCGACTTGGGGCCGGAGGTTGTCCACCGCCCGCTTGAGCACCATCAGCGAGTCCTGCCCGCTCCGCCGCGAGACGATCTCCATGGCCTGGTAGACGATCTTGCGGGCCTTCTCTTTCTTGCCCTTGAGCAGGACCTGGTTGATGATCTGGCTCACCAGGACATCCCTGAATACGGGATCGGGCTCGATGGTCCGCTTCTCGGCCGGTGCTCGTCGCATGTTCAGCGGCCTTTCTTGGTTCCGTAGCGGGACCGGGCCTGGCGGCGGTCATCGACCCCGGCCGCGTCGAGCGTGCCCCGGATGACCTTGTAGCGAACTCCCGGCAGGTCCTTGACCCTTCCCCCGCGCACCAGGACGATCGAGTGCTCCTGGAGGTTGTGTCCCTCCCCCGGGATGTAGGCGGTGACCTCGATCCCCGAGGTCAGGCGGACCCGGCACACCTTGCGCATAGCGGAATTGGGCTTCTTGGGTGTGATGGTGTAGACGCGAGTACAGACACCGCGTCGCTGCGGCGACCCGGCCAGGCCCGGAGTCTTCTCCTTGCGCGCCTTGGGCTTCCGGCCCTGGCGCACCAACTGCTGGATGGTGGGCAAATTACGCTCCTACAGGAGGCGAGTGACCGCGCGGTCGCTCGCTCTTCAGTTCAGGGGGCGACCGAGTGGGGAAGCGTCCCTTACTACCGGCCCGCGCTCGCCGTCAGAAGCCGCCGGGCGGCTCTCGGCTCACCGAACCCTTACTTGTG from the bacterium genome contains:
- the fusA gene encoding elongation factor G; this translates as MSSPDALIHLRQYPLSRTRNIGIMAHIDAGKTTLTERILYYTGRTYKLGEVHEGAAVMDWMEQEQERGITITSAATTCEWHEHWINIIDTPGHVDFTVEVERSLRVLDGAVAVFDGVAGVEPQTETVWRQADRYHVPRICFINKMDRIGADFFVAVESIEERLGADPLVMQIPIGEEGDFTGVVDLVEMEAHMWSGDDGRTWTTGPIPAEYEASAEEYRGRMLEQVADIDEKLLEKYLEDVVISPGEITTAVRTGTLQHLFTPVFCGSAFRNKGVQLLLDAVVDYLPSPTDMPAVQGFLPGSEMRDSRAPEDAEPFAALAFKIVSDPHVGKLTYFRVYSGHATKGGAVLNSTKGRKERLGRLLRMHANHREDREDVFTGDIVAAVGLKHTATGDTLTAAGHPLLLEAMSFPAPVISVAIEPRSKVDQEKLTDSLDRLAEEDPTFLVRTDQETGQRIISGMGELHLDILVDRLVREFGVDANVGRPQVAYRETIKGPVTGVELRYIKQTGGRGQYAVVKIDLEPTGPGGGYEFIDEIKGGRVPREFIPSVNAGIEGALEQGVLAGYPLVDVRARLVDGQSHDTDSSEMAFRIAGSMAFQKAARRAGIKLLEPLMEVEIVTPEDYLGEVMGDLSSRRGRIEEAGQRGRSRVVMARVPLSEMFGYVTDLRSKTQGRATSTMQFHSYGDVPDNIARRIVGAARGELVGG
- the rpsG gene encoding 30S ribosomal protein S7, whose protein sequence is MRRAPAEKRTIEPDPVFRDVLVSQIINQVLLKGKKEKARKIVYQAMEIVSRRSGQDSLMVLKRAVDNLRPQVEVRSRRVGGSSYQVPVDVRPRRASTLAVRWLVGFARRRREHTMAQRLANEILDASKHTGSAIKRKEDLHKMAESNKAFAHYRW
- the rpsL gene encoding 30S ribosomal protein S12, with the protein product MPTIQQLVRQGRKPKARKEKTPGLAGSPQRRGVCTRVYTITPKKPNSAMRKVCRVRLTSGIEVTAYIPGEGHNLQEHSIVLVRGGRVKDLPGVRYKVIRGTLDAAGVDDRRQARSRYGTKKGR